ACATCTTCGCTTGTGCCAAGGGATTTAGTTGTTTTTTTTAATTATCCTTGATTGACAAGCGATTTCATACGATTGTTTTTAAACCAATATGCTTTGTCTACTCTAGTTACGCCAAGATTGTAAGCATATAAAATTGGTTGTTTGAGGGTAGCAAAATCTTCAGGACGAATCAGTGGAACGGATTGCGGGTTATAAGAAGTCGCTCCACCGCTTCCACGATTACGACTTTTAATGACAGCGGTTTTAGCTCCTGCTCTTTCTGAAAAATATTTTTTGACTAGTATTGTCTAAAGCATTGTGAACTACTACATAGTGCATATTATCCATAATCACTTTACGTCCGTTTTCTTTGGTAAATTTTATCTAATTGGGCAAGTGATTGAAGTAATATCATCACAGAAACATTTCGCGACCGTAAAGTTGAAATGGCGTCAGTAAAGGCTGGCATATAGCCGAGTCTAGGGAATTCATCAAGAGCCAATAAGATAGGATCTGATTGGTTCTGTTGCAAAGTTTTAAATAAAGAATAAAATCCCTTACGGTATCTATGATTTAAGCTGGGATTCCCAATACTACCTTGATTTCAGTACAGACCGAAAACCCGAAGAGAGTGCCTTCTTTTCGGGTTTTCTTATATAATCCTCGAATGGCTTCCATGCCTTTAATCGTGGTAGAGGCAGTGCGTAAACTTCGATAGAATTTATTGCGTCTCTTTACTGGACGATGGTCTTGTTCAATCAAATTATTCAGGTATTTAATGGTACGATGTTCTGTTCCTTGATAAAAGCCGTATTCTTTTAGTTTCTTAAAGGCACTTGTAATAGAGGGGGCTTTATCTGTGACTACAACCTTCGGTTCATCAAACTGCTTCACTAACCGCTTAAGAAAAGCATAGGCTGCTTGTGTGTCCCGTTTTTTACGTAACCAAATATCTAAGGTTAAAACCATCTGCATCGATGGCTCGATACAAATAATGCCATTTTCCTTTAATTTTGATGTACGTTTCATCCATTTTCCATGATAAAAGGATTTTTTATTTTTCTTTTTCCAAATTTGATAGAGTAGTTTGCCATATTCTTGCACCCAACGATAAATCGTCGTATGAGAAACGTTAATGCCACGATCATATAAGATTTCTTGAACTTCACGATAGCTAAGGTTATAACGAAGATAGTAGCCCCACGGCTACAATAATCACATCCTGCTGAAAATTGCTTTCCTTTAAAATGATTCATCGTCATTCCTCCTGCTACCTTTTTCTATTATTCTACCTTATTTGATAGTAGATTTAAAACTTTGCAACAGAACCATCCGGAATATTCAAAAGGATAAAGGCTCAACAAGAGCAAGAACGGCAAAATTTATTTAAACAAAAGCAGTCCAAAGCAAGTATACGACCTTGTTGGGAGAAACTTCTTAATTGGATTTAGAGATATGCAAGACGTTTCTAGAATGGCTGATTTACAAAAACAGGTTTATCCCCTGTATGATGAATTAAAAGACTTACGAGGCTGAACGGAGTGAAAGATCATATCAGTTATGTAGCTGCACATAAAGATGGTGCTAGCATTCAGTTGCGAAATGTTGTGAAGTATCTAAAACGCTCAATTGAGCAATATTTACAAACCGTTAAAATACAAGATTTAGATGGGTAGGGATTCCGATGGCGGAAAAAACAATTAAAGAACTTGCTGATGAAATAGGCGTTAGTAAAACCGCCATTCATAAAAAAAAGTAACTCCTGATATGCGAAAAAGTTTTTTCTCCAAAGTAGGGAATA
The Tetragenococcus osmophilus genome window above contains:
- a CDS encoding type IV secretory system conjugative DNA transfer family protein, with product MLVKKYFSERAGAKTAVIKSRNRGSGGATSYNPQSVPLIRPEDFATLKQPILYAYNLGVTRVDKAYWFKNNRMKSLVNQG
- a CDS encoding TraM recognition domain-containing protein, with protein sequence MQQNQSDPILLALDEFPRLGYMPAFTDAISTLRSRNVSVMILLQSLAQLDKIYQRKRT